Proteins encoded in a region of the Oceanibaculum nanhaiense genome:
- a CDS encoding RidA family protein, translating to MSLPQRYGVIATERLSISLGTAHRGFVSVCTVPSDTAAGIEGQVAQVLAALDGLLAEAGTDRSRLLTATIWLRRMSDYPGMVAAWNRWVDPANPPALTCCRADMARPDILVEIKLTAARLHP from the coding sequence GTGAGCCTGCCCCAACGCTATGGCGTGATCGCGACGGAGCGGCTGTCGATCAGCCTCGGCACCGCCCATCGCGGTTTTGTCTCGGTCTGCACCGTGCCGTCCGACACCGCCGCCGGCATCGAGGGTCAGGTCGCCCAGGTGCTGGCGGCGCTGGACGGGCTGCTGGCGGAGGCCGGGACCGACAGGTCCCGGCTGCTTACCGCCACAATCTGGCTGCGCCGGATGTCCGATTATCCCGGCATGGTCGCGGCGTGGAACCGCTGGGTCGATCCGGCAAACCCGCCCGCCCTGACCTGCTGCCGCGCCGACATGGCGCGGCCGGACATATTGGTCGAGATCAAGCTGACGGCGGCCCGTCTCCATCCTTAA
- a CDS encoding RidA family protein: MSIERIDITTGPGPIMSRTVIHGDMVYLCGLTAKDRSADVKGQTQEILNSIDSYLAKAGTDKSKLLTAQLWLKDMKDFQAMNSVWNAWVDPKNPPARACVNAEMAFPDILVEIMVTAVK, from the coding sequence ATGAGCATCGAACGCATCGACATCACCACCGGCCCCGGCCCGATCATGAGCCGCACCGTCATCCATGGCGACATGGTCTATCTGTGCGGCCTGACCGCCAAGGACCGTTCCGCCGACGTGAAGGGCCAGACGCAGGAAATCCTGAACAGCATCGATTCCTACCTCGCCAAGGCCGGCACCGATAAATCGAAGCTGCTGACCGCGCAGCTCTGGCTGAAGGACATGAAGGATTTCCAGGCGATGAATTCGGTCTGGAACGCCTGGGTCGATCCGAAGAACCCGCCGGCCCGCGCCTGCGTGAATGCCGAGATGGCGTTCCCCGACATCCTGGTCGAAATCATGGTGACGGCGGTAAAGTGA
- a CDS encoding GNAT family N-acetyltransferase, with protein sequence MTISKLWRPMTPADLPAVQDVAEIVHPLYPESPAVAAERLALYPAGCLVAERDGRLLGYAVSHPGLLGRPPALDVLLGSLPEAPDCLYLHDIALLPQAHGLGLGSALVAHLLRLAKAAGFPVLALTAVNNSAGYWQRRGFAPYQGDAALAAKLASYGEDALYLVRAVD encoded by the coding sequence ATGACCATATCCAAGCTCTGGCGCCCCATGACTCCCGCCGACCTGCCCGCCGTGCAGGATGTGGCGGAGATCGTGCATCCGCTGTACCCCGAATCGCCGGCAGTGGCGGCGGAGCGGCTGGCGCTCTATCCCGCCGGCTGTCTGGTGGCGGAGCGCGACGGCAGGCTGCTGGGTTATGCCGTCAGCCATCCGGGGCTGCTGGGCCGGCCGCCGGCGCTGGATGTGCTGCTAGGCAGCCTGCCGGAAGCCCCCGATTGCCTCTATCTGCATGACATCGCCCTGCTGCCGCAAGCGCATGGGCTGGGGCTGGGATCAGCACTGGTCGCGCACCTGCTGAGGCTGGCTAAGGCGGCGGGATTTCCGGTTCTGGCCCTGACGGCGGTGAATAATTCCGCCGGCTACTGGCAGCGCCGGGGCTTCGCGCCCTATCAAGGCGATGCGGCACTCGCCGCGAAGCTGGCCAGCTATGGCGAGGATGCGCTGTATCTGGTGCGCGCCGTGGATTAG